Proteins from a single region of Peromyscus eremicus chromosome 9, PerEre_H2_v1, whole genome shotgun sequence:
- the Rnf31 gene encoding E3 ubiquitin-protein ligase RNF31, which yields MEARGSTPGPCFLCGSAPGTLHCPACNQTSCPACDLLFHGHPSRAHHLRQTLPGVHQTINLSSSLPASSQPPPHSASLPLGDSSLSSPETANACLPWHCAACVTLNEPWAVLCAACSQPRGCKVLRTEGSQGTGGLEPEPARDQWACQSCTFENEAAAVLCAICERPRLAQPPSLVVDSHDAGVCHQSLKGDILLSSAQSEVWYCDHCTFCNSGPVWVCAICNRTRNPISGQHAVRPYASSLEKELPKPGSPQHLSASLPGSCGDPEKQRQDKMRKESLQLVSMIQEGEAAGASPEEIFSALQYSGTEVPLQWLRSELSYVLEMVAELAGQQDPGLGAFSCQEARKAWLDRHGNLDEAVEECVRARRRKVQELQSLGFGPKDGSLQALFQHGGDVARALTELQRQRLEPFHQRLWDRGPEPTPCWDGPDRQSLVRRLLAVYALPSWGRAELALSLLQETPRNYELLDVVEAVRHSQDRAFLRRLLAQECAVCGWALPRNRMQALISCECTICPDCFRQHFTIALKEKHITDMVCPACGRPDLTDDTQLLSYFSTLDIQLRESLDPDAYALFHKKLTEGVLMRDPKFLWCAQCSFGFIYEREQLEATCPQCHQTFCVRCKRQWEEQHRGRSCEDFQNWKRTNDPEYQAQGLAMYLQENGIDCPKCKFSYALARGGCMHFHCTQCRHQFCSGCYNAFYAKNKCPDPNCRVKKSLHGHHPRDCLFYLRDWTAVRLQKLLQDNNVMFNTEPPAGTRAVPGGGCRVMEQKEVPDGFRDEACGKETPAGYAGLCQAHYKEYLVSLINAHSLDPATLYEVEELETATTRYLHVHPEPMDGEDLPAYQARLLQKLTEEVPLGQSIARRRK from the exons atggaagccagag gctccACTCCTGGTCCCTGCTTTCTCTGTGGTTCTGCCCCAGGCACACTGCACTGTCCAGCCTGTAATCAAACCTCATGCCCAGCTTGTGACCTTTTATTCCATGGACATCCGTCCCGTGCTCATCACCTTCGCCAAACCCTGCCTGGGGTCCACCAAACCATCAACCTAAGCTCTAG TTTACCTGCCTCGTCCCAGCCACCGCCCCACTCAGCGTCCCTGCCTCTGGGGGAcagctctctttcttcccctgaAACTGCCAATGCTTGTCTGCCCTGGCACTGTGCTGCCTGCGTCACACTAAACGAGCCTTGGGCAGTGCTCTGTGCAGCCTGCAGTCAGCCCAGAGGCTGTaaggtgctgagaacagagggtTCCCAAGGAACTGGGGGCCTCGAACCTGAGCCTGCACGGGATCAGTGGGCCTGCCAGAGCTGTACCTTTGAGAATGAGGCAGCGGCTGTGCTGTGTGCCATATGTGAGCGACCTCGGCTGGCCCAGCCTCCCAGCTTGGTGGTAGATTCCCACGACGCTGGTGTTTGCCACCAGTCCCTCAAG GGGGATATTTTGCTCTCATCTGCCCAGTCTGAAGTGTGGTACTGTGATCACTGTACCTTTTGCAACTCGGGCCCTGTCTGGGTATGTGCTATATGCAACCGAACCCGCAACCCCATCTCAGGACAGCATGCCGTTCGACCCTATGCCAGCTCTTTGGAAAAGGAACTCCCAAAGCCTGGGTCCCCACAACACCTCAGTGCTTCCCTGCCTGGTTCCTGCGGAGACCCAGAGAAACAGCGACAAGATAAGATGCGGAAGGAAAGTCTCCAGCTAGTGAGCATGATCCAG GAAGGGGAAGCTGCAGGTGCCAGCCCAGAAGAGATCTTCTCAGCTTTACAGTACTCGGGCACTGAGGTGCCCCTGCAGTGGCTGCGTTCAGAGCTGTCCTATGTCCTGGAGATGGTGGCTGAGCTAGCTGGTCAGCAGGATCCAGGGCTGGGTGCCTTTTCCTGTCAGGAAGCCCGGAAAGCCTGGCTTGATCGGCATGGCAACCTTGATGAAGCTGTAGAGGAGTGTGTGCGGGCCAGGAGGAGGAAG GTGCAGGAGCTCCAGTCCCTGGGCTTTGGGCCTAAAGATGGGTCACTGCAGGCCTTGTTCCAGCATGGGGGTGATGTGGCACGGGCCCTGACTGAGTTACAGCGTCAGCGTCTAGAACCCTTCCATCAGCGCCTGTGGGACAGAGGCCCTGAGCCCACTCCCTGCTGGGATGGGCCAGATAGACAG AGCCTGGTCAGACGACTTTTGGCCGTCTACGCACTCCCCAGCTGGGGCCGGGCGGAGCTGGCACTGTCACTGCTGCAGGAGACACCCAGGAACTATGAACTGTTGGACGTGGTGGAGGCTGTGAGGCACAGCCAGGACCGGGCCTTTCTTCGCCGCTTGCTTGCCCAGGAATGTGCTGTGTGCGGGTGGGCCCTTCCCCGCAACCGG ATGCAGGCCCTGATCTCCTGTGAGTGCACCATATGTCCTGACTGCTTCCGCCAGCACTTCACCATTGCCCTGAAGGAAAAGCACATCACAGATATGGTGTGCCCTGCCTGTGGCCGCCCTGACCTTACTGATGACACACAGttactcagctacttctccacccTTGACATCCAG CTCAGAGAGAGCCTAGACCCAGATGCATACGCCCTGTTTCATAAGAAGCTGACGGAGGGTGTGCTCATGCGAGACCCCAAGTTCTTGTGGTGTGCCCAG TGTTCCTTTGGCTTCATATATGAACGTGAACAACTGGAGGCAACATGTCCCCAGTGTCACCAGACCTTCTGTGTGCGCTGCAAGCGCCAG TGGGAAGAGCAGCACAGAGGACGGAGCTGTGAGGATTTCCAGAACTGGAAACGCACCAATGACCCAGAATACCAGGCTCAAGGCCTGGCGATGTATCTTCAGGAAAATGGCATTG ACTGCCCGAAGTGCAAGTTCTCCTACGCACTGGCCCGAGGAGGCTGCATGCATTTCCACTGCACTCAGTGTCGGCACCAGTTCTGCAGTGGCTGCTACAATGCCTTCTACGCCAAGAAC AAATGTCCAGACCCTAATTGCAGGGTGAAAAAGTCCCTGCATGGCCATCACCCTCGGGACTGCCTCTTCTACCTACGGGATTGGACTGCTGTCCGGCTGCAGAAACTGTTGCAG GACAATAATGTCATGTTTAATACGGAGCCTCCAGCTGGGACCCGGGCAGTCCCTGGAG gTGGCTGCCGAGTGATGGAGCAAAAAGAGGTTCCCGATGGGTTCAGGGATGAGGCCTGCGGCAAGGAGACTCCAGCTGGCTATGCCGGCCTCTGCCA GGCACACTACAAAGAGTACCTTGTGAGCCTCATCAATGCCCATTCGTTGGACCCAGCCACCCTGTACGAAGTGGAGGAACTGGAGACAGCCACTACACGCTACCTCCATGTGCATCCCGAACCAATGGATGGAGAGGATCTTCCTGCCTATCAGGCTCGATTGTTACAG AAGCTGACAGAAGAGGTTCCCTTGGGACAGAGTATTGCCCGCAGGAGGAAGTAG
- the Emc9 gene encoding ER membrane protein complex subunit 9 isoform X1: MGEVEISARAYGKMCLHASRYPYAAVNGLLLAPAPRSGECLCLTDCVPLFHSHLALSVMLEVALNQVDVWGAQAGLVVAGYYHANAALDDQSPGLLALKIAGRIAEFFPDAVLIMLDNKKLVTRPRVPPVIVLENQGLRWVPKDKNLVMWRDWEESRQMVGALLEGQAHHHLVDFDCHLDDIRQDWTNQQLNTQITQWGAATSGHA, translated from the exons ATGGGGGAGGTGGAGATTTCCGCCCGGGCCTACGGGAAGATGTGCCTGCACGCCTCTCGGTACCCATACGCTGCTGTCAACGGGTTGTTGCTGGCTCCCGCGCCGCGATCGGGAGAATGCCTCTGCCTCACCGACTGTGTGCCCCTCTTCCACAGCCACCTGGCCCTGTCCGTCATGCTGGAGGTTGCGCTCAACCAG GTGGATGTGTGGGGCGCACAGGCCGGTCTGGTGGTAGCTGGGTACTACCACGCCAATGCTGCTCTGGACGACCAGAG CCCTGGGCTTCTGGCCTTGAAAATCGCCGGGCGAATTGCAGAATTCTTCCCGGATGCAGTGCTTATTATG CTGGATAATAAGAAACTGGTGACTCGGCCTCGTGTACCTCCAGTGATTGTCCTGGAGAACCAAGGTCTTCGATGGGTGCCTAAGGACAAGAACTT agTGATGTGGAGAGACTGGGAAGAGTCCCGACAGATGGTGGGGGCACTGCTGGAGGGCCAGGCCCACCATCACCTCGTGGACTTCGACTGCCATCTTGATGACATTCGGCAGGACTGGACCAACCAGCAGCTTAACACTCAAATCACCCAGTGGGGTGCTGCCACCAGTGGACATGCCTGA
- the Emc9 gene encoding ER membrane protein complex subunit 9 isoform X2 — protein sequence MLLWTTRAFKHQATVHQAGPTLPGQFQGKATAVCASVRPGRRPGSALSWLLTPLIFPLHSPGLLALKIAGRIAEFFPDAVLIMLDNKKLVTRPRVPPVIVLENQGLRWVPKDKNLVMWRDWEESRQMVGALLEGQAHHHLVDFDCHLDDIRQDWTNQQLNTQITQWGAATSGHA from the exons ATGCTGCTCTGGACGACCAGAG CATTCAAGCATCAAGCAACCGTGCATCAAGCAGGCCCGACACTCCCAGGCCAGTTTCAGGGAAAGGCTACAGCTGTGTGCGCATCTGTGAGACCTGGGAGGAGACCTGGGTCTGCCCTCAGTTGGCTCCTCACTCCTCTGATCTTCCCCCTACACAGCCCTGGGCTTCTGGCCTTGAAAATCGCCGGGCGAATTGCAGAATTCTTCCCGGATGCAGTGCTTATTATG CTGGATAATAAGAAACTGGTGACTCGGCCTCGTGTACCTCCAGTGATTGTCCTGGAGAACCAAGGTCTTCGATGGGTGCCTAAGGACAAGAACTT agTGATGTGGAGAGACTGGGAAGAGTCCCGACAGATGGTGGGGGCACTGCTGGAGGGCCAGGCCCACCATCACCTCGTGGACTTCGACTGCCATCTTGATGACATTCGGCAGGACTGGACCAACCAGCAGCTTAACACTCAAATCACCCAGTGGGGTGCTGCCACCAGTGGACATGCCTGA
- the Psme2 gene encoding proteasome activator complex subunit 2 — PTSAYCCLQVDVFRQNLFQEADDFLSTFLPRKIISLSQLLQEDSLNVADLSSLRAPLDIPIPDPPPKDDEMETDKQEKKEVPKCGFLPGNEKLLALLALVKPEVWTLKEKCILIITWIQHLIPKIEDGNDFGVAIQEKVLERVNAVKTKVEAFQTTISKYFSERGDAVAKASKETHVMDYRALVHERDEAAYGELRAMVLDLRAFYAELYHIISSNLEKIVNPKGEEKPSMY; from the exons CCCACGTCTGCTTACTGCTGTCTGCAGGTGGATGTCTTCAGACAAAATCTTTTCCAGGAG GCTGATGACTTCCTCTCTACATTCTTGCCACGGAAAATCATATCCCTGAGTCAGCTCCTGCAG GAGGATTCCCTCAATGTGGCTGACCTCTCCTCCCTCCGGGCTCCTCTGGACATCCCCATCCCAGATCCCCCACCCAAGGATGATGAG ATGGAAACAGACAagcaggagaagaaagaag TCCCTAAGTGCGGCTTCCTCCCCGGGAATGAGAAGCTTTTGGCCCTGCTCGCTCTGGTTAAGCCAGAAGTCTGGACTCTcaaagagaaatgcattctg ATAATCACCTGGATCCAGCACCTGATCCCCAAGATTGAGGATGGTAATGATTTTGGGGTGGCAATTCAG GAGAAGGTGCTGGAGAGGGTGAATGCTGTCAAGACCAAAGTAGAAGCCTTCCAGACAACCATTTCCAA GTACTTCTCGGAACGTGGGGATGCTGTAGCCAAGGCCTCCAAGGAGACCCATGTA ATGGATTACCGGGCCTTGGTGCATGAGCGAGATGAAGCAGCCTATGGGGAGCTCAGGGCCATGGTGCTGGACCTCAGGGCCTTCTAC GCTGAGCTATATCATATCATCAGCAGCAACCTAGAGAAAATCGTCAACCCAAAGGGTGAAGAGAAGCCATCTATGTACTGA